A genomic region of Noviherbaspirillum sp. L7-7A contains the following coding sequences:
- a CDS encoding MFS transporter, protein MPSNDIASPLLLRSKVSAVSQRIANPINFILLGMVYASWAARVPAVRDALQLDAAELSLALLGGGAGAVLSFPVAAGLVRWLGARLASCAAGLTMMLSLLCIALSPSLPWLAASVFLFGASTSCFDVSINALGAVSEKAAGRSIMSMLHAWFCAGALAGALLGSAAASAGLPVLQHFILLALPMAALQLANSRWLPRDEPGPSSHAPLYALPHGPLAMLGIIGFFGAMAEGSVGDWSGVYLKDILHAADGVAPLAFAGFTGMMLVARLFCDRLKDRFGARRVVACSALCAAGGLGLATAAANLPLTLAGFALTGAGLASVFPFVFSAGGRHGPTALAGVATLSYSGSLLGPPVIGMIAHSQGMQAAIGFLAVVCIAISLASLKTAALD, encoded by the coding sequence ATGCCGTCCAACGACATCGCTTCCCCCCTGCTGCTGCGTTCCAAGGTTTCAGCCGTTAGCCAACGCATTGCCAACCCCATCAACTTCATCCTGCTCGGCATGGTGTACGCCAGCTGGGCTGCCCGCGTGCCGGCGGTGCGGGATGCCTTGCAGCTCGATGCCGCCGAACTCAGCCTTGCCCTGCTCGGCGGTGGCGCCGGCGCGGTGCTGTCCTTTCCGGTGGCAGCCGGCCTGGTGCGCTGGCTGGGTGCGCGGCTGGCATCCTGCGCCGCCGGCCTGACGATGATGCTGTCGCTGCTGTGCATTGCGCTGTCGCCGTCGCTGCCCTGGCTGGCCGCCTCGGTCTTCCTGTTCGGCGCGTCGACCAGCTGCTTCGATGTCTCCATCAATGCGCTCGGCGCCGTCAGCGAAAAGGCGGCCGGCCGCTCCATCATGTCCATGCTGCATGCCTGGTTCTGCGCCGGCGCGCTGGCGGGCGCCCTGCTGGGCAGCGCGGCGGCCAGCGCCGGCTTGCCGGTGCTGCAGCATTTCATCCTGCTGGCCTTGCCCATGGCGGCACTGCAACTGGCCAACAGCCGCTGGCTGCCGCGCGACGAGCCGGGCCCGTCGTCGCATGCGCCGCTCTATGCGCTGCCGCATGGCCCGCTGGCGATGCTGGGCATCATCGGCTTTTTCGGCGCAATGGCCGAGGGCTCGGTGGGCGACTGGAGCGGCGTCTACCTGAAGGACATCCTGCATGCCGCCGACGGCGTGGCGCCGCTTGCCTTTGCCGGATTCACCGGCATGATGCTCGTAGCCAGGCTCTTCTGCGACCGGCTGAAAGATCGTTTTGGCGCGCGCCGCGTGGTTGCGTGCAGCGCGCTATGCGCGGCCGGCGGCCTGGGCCTGGCGACGGCGGCGGCGAACCTGCCGCTGACGCTGGCCGGCTTTGCGCTCACCGGCGCAGGCCTGGCCTCCGTATTTCCCTTTGTGTTCAGCGCCGGCGGCCGCCATGGCCCGACCGCGCTGGCCGGCGTTGCCACGCTCAGCTACAGCGGCAGCCTGCTCGGCCCGCCCGTGATCGGCATGATCGCCCACAGCCAGGGCATGCAGGCCGCGATCGGCTTCCTGGCCGTGGTCTGCATCGCCATTTCACTGGCGTCGCTGAAGACGGCCGCGCTGGACTAG
- a CDS encoding serine hydrolase, producing MIKTALVTALLTLTVSASAVSLGSRHALLIDEDSGAVLLEKNANDIVPIASLTKLMTAMVVLDAGLDLQEPVTISEQDVDTLKHSSSRVPVGATFPRGTLLELALMSSDNRAAFALARTYPGGLDGFRQAVRGKSMELGLRRTNIEEPTGLSPHNTSTATDLAKMVMAAGRYPEIERLTTSSADLIDVEGAATHYRNTNRLVGNSAWDIRLSKTGFTREAGRCLVMRVKAAGRSTVMVLLNARESVIRTADAMNLHRLVRGEPLMEASATPAPKRKAARHAKPSRRSRTLVAQL from the coding sequence ATGATCAAGACAGCATTGGTGACGGCATTACTGACCCTGACGGTATCGGCCAGCGCGGTATCGCTGGGCTCGCGGCATGCGCTACTGATCGACGAGGACAGCGGCGCTGTGCTGCTCGAAAAGAATGCCAATGACATCGTCCCGATTGCTTCCCTGACCAAGCTGATGACCGCGATGGTGGTGCTCGATGCCGGACTCGACCTGCAGGAGCCGGTCACGATCAGCGAGCAGGATGTCGACACCCTGAAGCACAGTTCGTCGCGGGTGCCCGTGGGCGCCACCTTTCCGCGGGGGACGCTGCTGGAACTGGCGCTGATGTCGTCGGATAACCGCGCCGCCTTTGCGCTTGCGCGCACCTATCCGGGCGGGCTGGACGGCTTCCGCCAGGCGGTGCGCGGCAAGTCCATGGAGCTCGGTCTGCGCCGCACCAACATCGAGGAGCCCACCGGGCTGTCGCCGCACAACACCTCCACCGCCACCGACCTGGCGAAAATGGTGATGGCGGCCGGGCGCTATCCCGAGATCGAGCGGCTCACCACCTCGTCGGCCGACCTGATCGACGTCGAGGGCGCCGCCACCCATTACCGCAATACCAACCGGCTGGTGGGCAACAGCGCCTGGGATATCCGCCTGTCCAAGACCGGCTTCACCCGCGAGGCGGGCCGCTGCCTGGTGATGCGGGTCAAGGCAGCCGGCCGTTCCACCGTGATGGTGCTGCTCAATGCCCGCGAGTCGGTGATACGCACCGCCGACGCGATGAATCTGCATCGCCTGGTGCGCGGCGAACCCCTGATGGAAGCCTCGGCAACGCCGGCGCCCAAGCGCAAGGCCGCGCGCCATGCCAAGCCGTCACGCCGTTCCAGGACGCTGGTCGCGCAGCTCTGA
- a CDS encoding thioesterase family protein, translated as METTQPEAAHVLDTAIALSPDSERGPGHYLGHTSPAYGNMVGPFGGTIAATLLNAILRHPEKLGDPLSLTVHYAAPIADGQFEVQARALRTNRTTQHWMVELRQQDQVAAFATAVTAIRRDTWGATDASFPLAPPPSSVAQAPAHPRAAWTGRYEMRFIAGGMAPDQSDASGHPSETRLWIRDQPPRPLDFPALASICDAFFPRIFLRRASWTPASTVALTTYFHADAAQLAAQGDAPLLAVARGQNYGKGFFDQSAEIWSAGGVMLAASHQVVYFKE; from the coding sequence ATGGAGACCACCCAGCCAGAAGCAGCACATGTGCTCGACACCGCAATCGCCCTCTCCCCGGACAGCGAGCGCGGCCCCGGCCATTACCTCGGCCATACCAGCCCGGCCTACGGCAACATGGTGGGCCCCTTTGGCGGCACCATTGCCGCCACACTGCTCAATGCCATCCTGCGGCATCCGGAAAAGCTGGGCGACCCGCTGTCGCTGACCGTGCATTACGCAGCCCCGATTGCCGACGGCCAGTTCGAGGTGCAGGCGCGTGCCTTGCGGACCAACCGCACCACCCAGCACTGGATGGTGGAACTGCGCCAGCAGGACCAGGTTGCGGCCTTCGCCACCGCGGTCACCGCGATCCGGCGCGACACCTGGGGCGCGACCGACGCCAGCTTCCCGCTGGCGCCGCCGCCGTCCAGCGTGGCACAGGCGCCAGCCCACCCGCGCGCCGCCTGGACCGGCCGTTACGAGATGCGCTTCATCGCCGGCGGCATGGCGCCGGATCAGAGCGACGCCAGCGGCCATCCATCCGAAACCCGGCTCTGGATTCGCGACCAGCCACCCAGGCCGCTCGACTTCCCTGCCCTTGCATCGATCTGCGACGCGTTCTTCCCGCGCATCTTCCTGCGCCGCGCAAGCTGGACCCCGGCCAGCACCGTGGCGCTGACCACCTACTTCCACGCCGATGCGGCGCAACTGGCCGCGCAGGGCGACGCGCCGCTGCTGGCGGTGGCCCGCGGGCAAAACTATGGCAAGGGGTTTTTCGATCAGAGCGCGGAGATCTGGAGCGCCGGCGGCGTGATGCTGGCAGCCAGCCACCAGGTGGTGTACTTCAAGGAGTAG
- a CDS encoding EAL domain-containing protein, translated as MTYLTGSYHPGLVLLSVAVAMMASYTALNLAGRVTETEGRTSLLWLAGGAVAMGSGIWAMHFIGMLAFSLPIRLSYEINTTLLSLLVAIGVSAFALRIVTRPTVRMLHFLVGGLLMGLGICGMHYMGMHAMRMDPAIHYDTAGLLASIAIAVVASVAALWLAFTLRSGQNLAAHAKKAGAAAIMGLAVIAMHYTGMEAARFDVASICMVEGGVDGNWLAALVGLASLSLLSITLLLSVVDSRLASRTAGLVSSLSHANRQLHHMALHDSLTRLPNRSLLEDRICQAIASGERSGKGFALMFLDLDRFKTINDSLGHHYGDKLLQGVAERLGQALRGEDTVARLGGDEFVVLLADVASPRAAANVAQKLLDRLALPIEVEGQEQNVSVSIGISLYPEDGSHLRDLMSNADSAMYYAKKMGRANFQFFTPQMNAAAGARLALERDLRRALDLGEFELHYQPKVDVASGAVQAMEALVRWRSPERGLVAPNEFIPVAEDIGLIIPLGAWVLREACRQNRAWQLAGLAPLRVAVNLSAYQFAQNNLPDFVAGVLAETGMAASCLELEVTESVVMHNPAEAALILERLHAQGIHISVDDFGTGYSILSYLKQFRLDTLKIDRSFVRDISSDADDAAIVRSVIALAHSLRLRVIAEGVETDEQLAYLRQLGCDQYQGYLSSKPLPAAEFEAMLRATPDPAPVPASAPAPRAA; from the coding sequence TTGACTTATCTGACCGGCAGCTATCATCCGGGCCTCGTGCTTCTTTCGGTTGCGGTAGCCATGATGGCTTCCTATACCGCGCTCAATCTCGCCGGCCGGGTGACCGAAACGGAGGGCCGCACCAGCCTGCTGTGGCTGGCCGGAGGGGCGGTGGCGATGGGCAGCGGCATCTGGGCCATGCACTTCATCGGCATGCTGGCCTTCAGCCTGCCGATCCGCCTGAGCTACGAAATCAACACCACCCTGCTGTCGCTGCTGGTGGCGATCGGCGTGTCCGCCTTTGCGCTGCGCATCGTCACCCGGCCCACCGTGCGCATGCTGCATTTCCTGGTCGGCGGTCTGCTGATGGGGCTGGGCATTTGCGGCATGCATTACATGGGCATGCATGCCATGCGGATGGACCCGGCGATCCATTACGACACGGCCGGCCTGCTGGCATCGATTGCGATTGCCGTGGTTGCCTCGGTCGCCGCGCTGTGGCTGGCCTTCACGCTGCGCAGCGGCCAGAACCTGGCGGCGCATGCGAAGAAGGCCGGCGCCGCGGCGATCATGGGCCTGGCCGTGATTGCGATGCATTACACCGGCATGGAAGCGGCGCGTTTCGATGTGGCCAGCATCTGCATGGTCGAGGGCGGCGTCGACGGCAACTGGCTGGCCGCGCTGGTCGGCCTGGCCTCGCTGTCGCTGCTGAGCATTACGCTGCTGCTGTCGGTGGTGGATTCGCGGCTGGCCTCGCGCACCGCCGGCCTGGTCAGTTCGCTCAGCCATGCCAACCGGCAGCTGCATCACATGGCGCTGCATGACAGCCTGACCCGGCTGCCCAACCGCAGCCTGCTGGAAGACCGGATCTGCCAGGCCATTGCCTCCGGCGAACGTTCGGGCAAGGGCTTTGCGCTGATGTTCCTCGATCTCGACCGCTTCAAGACCATCAACGACTCGCTGGGCCATCACTACGGCGACAAGCTGCTCCAGGGCGTGGCCGAGCGCCTGGGCCAGGCGCTGCGGGGCGAGGACACCGTGGCGCGCCTCGGCGGCGATGAATTCGTGGTGCTGCTGGCCGACGTGGCCTCGCCCCGCGCAGCCGCCAACGTCGCCCAGAAGCTGCTCGACCGGCTGGCGCTGCCGATCGAGGTGGAAGGCCAGGAGCAGAATGTCTCGGTGAGCATCGGCATCAGCCTCTATCCGGAAGACGGCAGCCATTTGCGCGACCTGATGAGCAATGCCGACAGCGCGATGTACTACGCCAAGAAAATGGGCCGCGCCAACTTCCAGTTCTTCACGCCGCAGATGAATGCCGCCGCCGGCGCCCGCCTGGCGCTGGAAAGAGACCTGCGCCGCGCGCTCGACCTGGGCGAGTTCGAACTGCATTACCAGCCCAAGGTTGATGTCGCCAGCGGCGCGGTGCAGGCGATGGAGGCGCTGGTGCGCTGGCGCAGCCCCGAGCGCGGCCTGGTGGCGCCGAATGAATTCATTCCGGTGGCCGAGGACATCGGCCTCATCATCCCGCTGGGCGCCTGGGTGCTGCGCGAGGCCTGCCGCCAGAACCGCGCATGGCAGCTTGCCGGCCTGGCGCCGTTGCGGGTAGCGGTGAACCTGTCGGCCTACCAGTTCGCCCAGAACAACCTGCCCGACTTCGTCGCCGGCGTGCTGGCGGAAACCGGCATGGCCGCGAGTTGCCTGGAACTGGAGGTGACGGAAAGCGTGGTGATGCACAATCCGGCCGAGGCGGCGCTGATCCTGGAGCGGCTGCATGCGCAGGGCATCCATATTTCCGTGGATGACTTCGGCACCGGCTATTCCATCCTCAGCTATCTCAAGCAGTTCCGCCTCGACACCCTGAAGATCGACCGCTCCTTCGTGCGCGACATCAGCTCGGATGCCGACGACGCCGCCATCGTGCGCTCCGTCATTGCGCTGGCGCACAGCCTGCGGCTGCGGGTGATCGCCGAAGGCGTGGAAACCGACGAGCAGCTGGCCTACCTGCGCCAGCTGGGCTGCGACCAGTATCAGGGTTACCTGAGCAGCAAGCCGCTGCCGGCGGCCGAGTTCGAAGCGATGCTGCGCGCCACGCCGGACCCTGCGCCAGTCCCTGCGTCGGCACCTGCACCCAGGGCGGCCTGA
- a CDS encoding flavin-dependent oxidoreductase codes for MKIAIAGAGIGGLALALMLHKRGIEAEVWEAVEELKPLGVGINLLPHAVKELSELGLEDTLAEIGVKTSQLAYYNRHGQQIWVEPRGRAAGYDWPQFSIHRGALQMALLRAATQRIGAGQVHQGHTLESFEQDEAGVVARFRRRTDNALVETRADVLVGADGIHSALRRLLHPVGDEPRFSGRMLWRAITETQPFMDGRSMFMAGHQDQKFVAYPISEPLRQQGRSLINWIAELRVPDGAPPPTDWNKRVDRSVFAPAFADWKWDWIDIPAIIEGAATIYEFPLVDRDPLPRWTVGRVTLMGDAAHPMYPIGSNGSAQAILDARYLADCLADCGDGRSSLLYALKEYEAERLPRTAGIVLRNRMNGPEQVMQMAEERAPNGFANIDDVISHAEREAISQRYKRLAGFDKQSLAATPNR; via the coding sequence ATGAAGATTGCAATCGCCGGCGCCGGCATTGGCGGCCTGGCCTTGGCGCTCATGCTGCACAAGCGCGGCATCGAGGCTGAAGTATGGGAAGCCGTTGAGGAGTTGAAACCGCTGGGCGTGGGCATCAATCTGCTGCCCCATGCGGTCAAGGAATTGTCCGAGCTGGGGCTGGAAGACACGCTGGCCGAGATCGGCGTCAAGACATCCCAGCTGGCGTACTACAACCGGCATGGGCAGCAGATCTGGGTCGAGCCGCGCGGCCGCGCCGCCGGCTACGACTGGCCGCAGTTTTCCATCCATCGCGGCGCGCTGCAGATGGCGTTGCTGCGGGCCGCCACGCAGCGCATCGGCGCCGGCCAGGTCCATCAGGGCCATACGCTGGAATCCTTCGAGCAGGATGAGGCGGGCGTGGTGGCCCGCTTCCGGCGCCGCACCGACAACGCGCTGGTGGAAACCCGGGCCGACGTGCTGGTCGGCGCCGACGGCATCCATTCGGCGCTGCGGCGCCTGCTGCATCCGGTCGGGGACGAGCCGCGCTTTTCCGGGCGCATGTTGTGGCGCGCCATCACCGAGACCCAGCCCTTCATGGATGGCCGCTCGATGTTCATGGCGGGACACCAGGACCAGAAATTCGTCGCCTATCCGATTTCCGAGCCGCTGCGGCAGCAGGGCCGCTCGCTGATCAACTGGATCGCCGAACTGCGGGTGCCGGATGGCGCGCCGCCGCCGACCGACTGGAACAAGCGGGTCGACCGCTCGGTGTTCGCGCCTGCCTTCGCCGACTGGAAGTGGGACTGGATCGATATCCCGGCCATCATCGAGGGCGCCGCCACTATCTACGAATTCCCGCTGGTGGACCGCGACCCGCTGCCGCGCTGGACCGTGGGCCGGGTCACGCTGATGGGCGACGCCGCCCATCCGATGTACCCGATCGGCTCCAACGGCAGCGCGCAGGCGATACTCGATGCCCGCTACCTGGCCGACTGCCTGGCCGATTGCGGCGATGGCCGCAGCAGCCTGCTGTATGCGTTGAAGGAGTACGAGGCCGAGCGGCTGCCGCGCACCGCCGGCATCGTGCTGCGCAACCGCATGAACGGACCGGAGCAGGTGATGCAGATGGCCGAGGAAAGGGCGCCCAATGGCTTTGCCAATATTGACGACGTGATTTCCCATGCCGAGCGGGAAGCCATCTCGCAGCGCTACAAGCGCCTGGCCGGCTTCGACAAGCAGTCGCTGGCCGCCACGCCGAACCGCTGA
- a CDS encoding hotdog fold thioesterase, translating into MAIWKKSFTLEDLKERHVDTAEGHMGIEFCGIGEDWLAARMPVDARTVQPFRILHGGASVLLAESVGSCAANLCVDQEKFYCVGLDINANHVRGASSGWVTGTARALHIGKSTHVWQIHITNEADALVCVSRLTMSVLRRPSAQSPG; encoded by the coding sequence ATGGCGATCTGGAAGAAATCATTCACGCTGGAAGACCTGAAAGAGCGGCATGTCGATACCGCCGAAGGCCATATGGGCATCGAGTTCTGCGGCATCGGCGAAGACTGGCTGGCCGCGCGCATGCCGGTCGACGCCCGCACCGTGCAGCCGTTCCGCATCCTGCACGGCGGCGCTTCGGTGCTGCTGGCCGAATCGGTCGGCAGCTGCGCGGCCAACCTGTGCGTGGACCAGGAAAAATTCTATTGCGTCGGCCTGGACATCAATGCCAACCATGTGCGCGGCGCCAGCAGCGGCTGGGTCACCGGCACCGCGCGAGCGCTGCACATCGGCAAATCCACCCATGTGTGGCAGATCCATATCACCAACGAAGCCGACGCGCTGGTATGCGTGTCGCGCCTGACCATGTCGGTGCTGCGCCGGCCGTCAGCCCAATCGCCAGGCTAG
- a CDS encoding ABC transporter substrate-binding protein, with translation MTSANRIAAAITLAFAALPAWADITVGISVSATGPAASLGIPEKNTAALLPTSVAGQKINYVILDDATNPTEANKNARKFVTENNADIIFGSSAVPTALAIAEVASETRTPQIALAPVELADAKKNWVFVVPQHNALMAQALASHMKAAGVKTLGFIGFADGYGEGWAREMTKAAEAAGIKVVASERYNRTDTSVTGQVVKLVAANPDAIMIAGSGTPAALPQTALAERNYKGKIYQSHGAANKEFMRVGGKAVEGAVLPVGPVVVAAQLPETHPSKKVGVDYTRQYEEKYGAGTVSSFGAHMLDAYKLFEAAVPTALKSGQPGTPAFRQALRDAIESGREVVGAHGVFNMSPTNHYGHDDRARVLVRIDKGEWKLLGDAK, from the coding sequence ATGACATCAGCAAACCGCATCGCCGCCGCCATCACCCTTGCCTTCGCCGCGCTGCCGGCCTGGGCCGACATCACGGTGGGCATTTCCGTATCCGCCACCGGCCCGGCGGCATCCCTGGGCATTCCCGAGAAAAACACGGCCGCACTGCTGCCCACCAGCGTGGCCGGGCAGAAGATCAACTACGTGATTCTCGACGACGCCACCAATCCGACCGAAGCCAACAAGAACGCCCGCAAGTTCGTCACCGAGAACAATGCCGACATCATCTTCGGCTCGTCGGCGGTGCCCACTGCGCTGGCCATTGCCGAGGTCGCCAGCGAGACCAGGACGCCGCAGATCGCGCTGGCGCCGGTGGAGCTGGCCGATGCCAAGAAGAACTGGGTCTTTGTGGTACCGCAGCACAATGCGCTGATGGCGCAGGCGCTGGCCAGCCACATGAAGGCGGCCGGCGTCAAGACGCTTGGCTTCATCGGCTTTGCCGACGGCTATGGCGAAGGCTGGGCGCGCGAGATGACCAAGGCGGCGGAAGCGGCCGGCATCAAGGTGGTGGCCAGCGAGCGCTACAACCGCACCGACACCAGCGTCACCGGCCAGGTGGTCAAGCTGGTCGCGGCCAATCCGGACGCCATCATGATCGCCGGCTCCGGCACGCCGGCGGCGCTGCCGCAAACGGCGCTGGCCGAGCGCAACTACAAGGGCAAGATCTACCAGAGCCATGGCGCGGCCAACAAGGAGTTCATGCGGGTGGGCGGCAAGGCGGTGGAAGGCGCGGTGCTGCCGGTGGGGCCGGTGGTGGTGGCGGCCCAATTGCCCGAGACCCATCCGTCGAAGAAGGTCGGCGTCGACTACACCCGCCAGTACGAGGAGAAATACGGCGCCGGCACGGTGTCTTCCTTCGGCGCCCACATGCTCGATGCCTACAAGCTGTTCGAGGCGGCGGTGCCGACCGCGCTCAAGAGCGGCCAGCCGGGCACGCCGGCCTTCCGCCAGGCGCTGCGCGACGCCATCGAGTCGGGACGGGAAGTGGTGGGCGCGCATGGCGTATTCAACATGAGCCCGACCAATCATTACGGCCACGACGACCGGGCGCGGGTGCTGGTGCGTATCGACAAGGGCGAATGGAAGCTGCTGGGCGACGCCAAATAG